Within Mytilus edulis chromosome 10, xbMytEdul2.2, whole genome shotgun sequence, the genomic segment tgtaggagttatctccccaaacactgttttccttgtgatcacaactccttcgcaaccgtaaaagattacgacaaatttattttataaaattgctcgtttaatccttcgcatgatttgtccaatttcgaccgaagcaatatgaacgctccatatgagagttatttccctttttgtatttggaattttgaaatgtattttaaactggaacaccataagtgatagagacctaggatcttttgatttgaggtccttggtccaaaaaaatgaaaattaggtcaaggtcaaaggtcaaggtcatattctaatttttgaattaggcttatttccactcatttccagaaactgtataagatatcaacaattttttttgactaaattgttagttgcgacatgtccttacttaataattttagttgaaagggtgtgTAGACAATGGATGGGAGTGtttgcccctatcatatctaaaattatgtgtaaagtgatataacttattaaccatacatataagagacctagggtcttttgatttgagatcctcagtttgtgaccttgaaattgaggtcaaggtcataggttaatttgacgttctagattttgacctttgctttaaatacatatctatacatcataaagccatattaacagacattttagactgatatttaatattttaatatcaaaatatatattaactggtggaaagaccttcaattgttctctgaacaattggtttttaattatttttaataattattttcatttttattatcaaCATATATCGTTTAAAGCATTAAGTATTTACTATGCACCAGTTTAAACTATCGGTAGAAAGTAGTTTTGTTGATTAGTGTATTATTGTTTATCTCATGAAATGTATAGGAATGTACGAATAACACTTGTCTTCAGAGAACAAAGGAATTCACGTGATACCTCGATATAGAGCTGTGCTCTAGTAGAAAATACATAGAATGctttattacatttatattagtGTTATTAgattagtttttatatatttttatgtagcCCTATACTCGTTAATTagttattattttgtattatttttttatctcaTGTTTCCCTTATCGACCCTCATGTTCATTACGAATTGGTATCAGTGAAGAGTTTCCAAGATAAAAATAGATTACCGTAAATGTCCTAATGTACGTCCTGAGAAATAAAAACATCTTTAATTTACGGAAATACATACGGTCTGTTTTATAGTGTgtatatatactctgtatgtactgtatatttatgtattgcaagtagtgagactttaataaaatattgaatctgataTACATAGAATGTTTTGTGAAAAGAAAGATTAGTTAATTAAATAATGTTATGACAAgttatttgatttaattaatgaaataacaaatgaaaagcGTAAAAAGTATTTTAAGACCCATTAAAGTAATTACATAAGTTCAATTGACTCCTAGACATAACAGAGTTTAAGAAATGTATTAAGTAAATTATTCATCAAGTACAATCATATGGTTATTAATTATGTCAGATATTATGTTATTTGTAAAACCTATGAACAGTATGTTAattcttttatattatattgCTGATAAGCCGACaccacataaaaaataaatattttgaaaatgtatttataattctTTATTCTTTCCCAGGTACCAACCAGACCCGGGTAACATTAGACTTTAATGCACCTGTACAAATTCACAAGACATTTTCACTTTCTACTTATAACTGTAACCTgtaatgttaaatttttgtaaaaagtcATGATAAGATCtgacttttgttgttttgtaaaaatgGTGGACTTTTAAACCTTGAGATACTGATCATAATATTGAACCATTTTAACAGAcggttttatttttttcgtttaacTCATTATAAAGTTTAGCAATTAACCTTGCGAATGTCTACACGACAAAATTTCATTCACGATCACATAGCAGAGCTTTCACGATCAAtcgcaatacttgaccaccgttGGGTATTCTTCCACGATAATCTTTCTCGAGATACCAAATGTATCACGGTTTGGCATAAAATCCTGCTGaatattttattatgattatCGGCATAGTAAAATCTCAAAATCTCAAAATTTCAGCcaagaaacaaaagaaatatatatggCCACATAATAAAGTGtgccatttaaaaaaacattctttCTCTCTTGCAGTCACCGAAAAATGGTTTCGAAAGTTTTAATGATCAGTTTCATATTGATGCTGATAGCTTTGCTTGTATATGTGATTGGTTTTTCGACTCCACATTTCGTTGATATTGAACAACCACCTTCCAAGATTTATGGTGGACTATGGGTACGCTGTCAATCGTTACATGATGTGAAAGATTGCATGGATACAGCTGATTTCACAGGAACAGAAGGCAATTTAGGAAATAGAGGTACTCTACTTATAGCTTAATTgtgtatgttttaaaaaataaattattcatcCTTGTAAAAACACAATTAGACATTTAAAATGCacgtacattaattggcttataTTTCTTTTAGAATATAATACACAATAATACTTTTCCTTGTAAACATATCAAAAGTTATCAATCTCAGACCttaatgttaataaaaatgtACGGTTTATTTGCATTAAATGTCTGCTATTTAGAAACAACaatcaagaaataacaccaaaatTATAAACTAATGAACGATTGTTTATGCTACTCAAAAAATCAACGTTGAGGATCTGGATAATAAGGTTAGAATTGTGATCTTGTATTTTGATAGTGATAGCTATTTGTTGAGACCATTGTGCTGTTTGTTTAGGAATGCTTATAACTTAAGTTGGAATGACATTTCCATAGCCATACTCATTCATTTGATATTTCAAGACTAAGTATATTATCATACATACCCAACTTTCGGATTAAATTTTACATGAATCCTGGTGACataatgttttattcatttttgctGGTCGTACGGTGACGATAGCTATTAATTCTATctaatttggtctctggtggagaactgtctcattgataattaaaccacattttaaattttttttacgtATACATATTTAATAGAGAATCAAATCAAACAATAAATGAAACAAGTTGGTTAAGCTTAGTGTTTCAGTCTCGAGTTGCATAAATTTAGGTATTCGACTGACACTTGGTGAAGAGGGTAAGAGACATGCGTGTAACATGTTAGCTATTAACCGTTCAAAAAAGTTGTCGGAATACGATACCTGTTACGATTAGAATCATAGAATTGTCTTTGTTGAAATGcttcattttaattttactttaatattcCCTATTTCttaactttgataaattttggtttttattattcaaatcGTTGAtataaatgtttcatatttttaatacGTTTTGATTTCTTAATTTTAATCTGTATGATAAGGCGTTGCTTATTAGATTAGCATGTACGTTGctttttaataatactttttatgTTAAGATAAATCAGGTGACTttttacatgtaataataaagtttgcaaccactgggtcgatgccactgctgttggggTTTTcattccccgatggtatcaccagcctagtagtcagcacgtCTTCTACTGACAcgatttatcattgatatggtcatatttataaatcaactatttaattgaagttttgaaatactaaggcttaaAGTTTTCTACATTAGGAACatattacattagctgtatttgacaaacttttaggaattttggtccagaaggctcttcaacttcgtactttatgtgGACTTGTACCTTtgtttaattcgagcgtcactgatgagtcttttctagacgaaacgcgcttctggcgtaaaTACAATAACTATAttcatattgtattatatattctATCGTTTTAACGAAATAAATCTTAGTTTGAGCGATtggaatataaatatattttttctcttGCACAGGATGGTTTAAGACGTGCAAAGCAACAAGTATCCTCGGGTTTATTTCCCTTTTTATGGCAATCATGTGTGCTGGTTTAAAACTGTGTGATTTCATGGAGAGAAGATATATCATAGCTAGTACATGCATGACAATTGCCGCAGGTAAGTTTCTCTTTGGACAAAAACGCTTTATATTGTGTAGATCTTAGCAACATTCTCatacagatcaaatttatttacaACTCATTCTTTGAATTTTCAAGTTTATGGATGTCATCATGCTAAGGTTAGTTCATCGTACAATGGAATATCTGTCAAAATATGTTCAATTTAAAACACGAATTATACCAGTTTTATGCATTATTGCCTTATAtcttaaaatgtataaaagataCTAGAACataataaaggaaaaaaaatcagcACAGCAAGAACTCCGATTAAATCAACAGAACCAAACTGTTCATCCGACTCCCTATTTGAGTTATTGCTCTTTTATTactattttttacaaatgtatttcttttttgccttaaaaaaaaacttaaaaaaaaaaaaatgatctacAAGACAAGTTCTAATAAGTCAACAAAAATGACATCGTTTATCGACTCATTTAAGAAGTTATTGATCTTTAAAGGcgatttgtttattattttttttaccatgaaaaaCTGTAAAAGACAGAAAGAAACTTTGAATagaaaaaatgatcagcaagacaagatcaaAACATACACTATAATGACCGAAACCTTCAGTCGACTCCTTTGTTTAGGGAATGCCCTTAAATGATAATGTTTACGGTTTTTATGCATTGCTTGAAAactacaatatatttttaaaaaaaattaaaaggggaaaaaaatCAGCAGGATAAGATCTATACAAACGTCAAAATGAATGAAAGTGTAAGTCAACTCAGTAAATGAATTGTTTTCTCTTTAATGCCGATTTTTACTCAAAATTGGCCATTTTTGaagattttcataaataaaacagaTGATTGATacactttgtttttatttcagtggTGTTCATTCTTGTCGCTGTGATAGTTTTTACACAGAATGTGGAAGAAGTTACATTTACTTTACCTTACAAATATGGCTTTTCGTTTGCCTTAATAATTGTCGGAATGTGTATAGCAGTGATTGCTGGTGTAATTATGGTTGTGGAGTGTTTTATGGGTGTACATGAATGAGTGATGAAATTATCAAAAGCTATATGTTTAAAACTACAgaacaattatttatttaaaagacttttttattgattttttataacCTCGAAACTGCAAACATTAGACAAAACAATGGTAAGAAAAATAACATGTAATATATCAATGTCttaagataataataataatatactaGTGACTCCTTCATTAAAAGAGAAAATACAGACAGAGAAAAACTTAAGAGACTGATTGTAAAAACACTGTACGGTCATATTACTGTATGTTTTATTCCATAATTATGAAATAAAGACGTATTTGATAATttgttgttttgtattttcaattttgttgtcGAATATACAAGTTATATAAGGTTTTTTTCATCACTAACTTCATATCTTGATAACCTCGATGATAGCGGTCCATCAACATGTTATAAATGTGGTATACCGAATCCACAAGAGGCCAACACTTACATGACATAATAAATACATTATAAGTCGAGATGTAATCCCAATTAGACAATCAATttggttacaaattaaaacataaatcatATCTGGTACATCCATTTACTATATACAAATTAAAGCATGACTACCATCACTTAAAGCAGGAGAATACTATTACCGTATGAAATTTGAGATACCAATTGTGCTCACTTTCCCTTTCATGACAATGTTTGTTGAGTGATTTGCTGcatgacaaaatatttaatatgaaatatgcATAACAAAGACTCTTACCCTATCGACACAAGAAGTCTCTCTCCGTTTGAATTTCCTGCTATTCCATGCATTGTCCCCTATAGGTTTCTGTATTATAAAGCGTTTTAAACATTGTTAACGTTTACGGTCCTAACTTGCctattattttaaaactttgaataataaTGCAGAGTATGAAAACTTCATCAATAATTTAAGATAGATAAACATTCCATGCATTTTCCTCTATAGGTTAGTATATTATAAAGCGTTTTGAACATTGTTAACGTATTTTCGGTCCTGATTTGTCTATTATTCTAATAATGCAGAATCTTAAAACTTCATCAATAATTAAAGATACATTaacattcaaatattttgaaaatcacTATTAGACTCCACGTAAAAGAAATTGCCCTtgcaatacaataaaattgagatttgaaatgaggaaagtgtcaaagaaacaacaaccagaccaagagcagaaaatagccgaaggccaccaatgggtcttcaaagttCGGAGAAAATTCCACACCCGGATgcgtgcttcagctggctcctacacaaaaatgtgtactagttgaGTGAAATGGACGTCATAATACAAGTTTGTTTTCATCACAAAATAAAATAGTCTTCTTATATCTTGAAAGCCTAACAAATATACAATTGTTAGCAAAACAAATATCGTCAACACAACTTCATAAAAGAATTTGAAATAAGCATGTaaatgtactacatgtatattgtgTTACATGACCAGAAGTGCCAATAGACTGTCATATGAATCATCGCCATGGAAAAGGGTTTTGATAAATATCaaccttttttttctctttatgaccccccccccccccc encodes:
- the LOC139491078 gene encoding uncharacterized protein, whose translation is MVSKVLMISFILMLIALLVYVIGFSTPHFVDIEQPPSKIYGGLWVRCQSLHDVKDCMDTADFTGTEGNLGNRGWFKTCKATSILGFISLFMAIMCAGLKLCDFMERRYIIASTCMTIAAVVFILVAVIVFTQNVEEVTFTLPYKYGFSFALIIVGMCIAVIAGVIMVVECFMGVHE